The region GCCGGACATCGACGCCGTCATCATTGCGACTCCTGACCACTGGCACAAGCAGGCAGCCGTCGACGCCATGAAGGCCGGCAAAGATGTGTATCTGGAAAAGCCCATGATCCATCTCTACTCTGATGGCCCGGAGATCATCTCCACGGCTCGCTCGACCAACCGCATCCTCCAGGTCGGCAGCCAGCGCGTCAGCTCGGTCGCCTACGCCAAGGCAAAGGAGCTGCTCGCATCCGGCGCCATCGGCGAGTTGAATATGATCAGCGCCCGCTGGGACCGCAACTCCTCCATCGGAGCCTGGAACTACTCCATCCCGCTGGACGCCAGCCCGCAGACCTGCGACTGGCCCCGCTTTCTCGGCACAGCACCGAAGATTCCGTGGAACCCCGAGCACTTCTTCCAGTGGCGCAAGTGGAGCGACTACGGCTCCGGCGTCGCCGGCGATCTGTTCGTGCACCTCTTCAGCGGAACGCATTTCATCACCGGAGCACACGGACCGACTCGCGCTATGGCGACCGGAGGCATCCGCTTCTGGAAGGACGGCCGCAATGCGCCTGACGTCCTTCTGGCTCTCTTCGATTATCCCCAGGGCTTCAATCTCAGCCTGCGTGTGAACTTCGTCAATGGAGGAGCGGAGAGCGAGGGCTTCCTCTTCACCGGCTCCGAGGGCACGATGGAGATCGCCGGTCAGACCGTGACCGTCACTCGCGTTCCGCGCGAGAAGGAGCCCGGCTACACCGTCTCCACCTTCACGAACGAGATGCAGAAAGAGTATCTGGAGAAGTATCACCAGAAGTATCCGACGACTCCGCCGCAAGGTTCGACCTACACCGCAATCGAGAAGTTCTCCGCACCCAAGGGCTACTCCGATAGCGTCGATCACTTCCGTAACTTCTTTTCATCCGTACGTACCCGCAAACAGCCCGTAGAAGACGCTACCTTCGGCTTCCGCGCAGCCGGCGCGGCGCTCCTCAGCAATCTCAGCTACGACAAGGGGTCCGTCATCAAGTGGGATCCCGAGACCATGAAGCTCGGCTGATGGCCGCGTCATCAAAGATCCATCATCCATAGTGCGGGCGGCGAATCTCGCGATCACTCCGTGAGATTCGACCAGTCCGAAGTGAAAGAGAACGATGAAAAATCTCCGCATCCTTGCAACTCTCTGCGCCCTGATCGCTCCCCTTCCGTCCTTCGCACAATCAAAGCCGGCGAACACCCCTATAAAGGTAGTGATCGTGGGTCTTGTTCACGGGCACGTCAAAGGCTTTCTGCACGCCTTGCCGAACAATCCTGCTGCACAGCTCGTCGGTATTGTTGAGCCGAACACCGCCCTGGCGCATCAATACGCCACCGAGTATCACCTCGACCAGTCTCTCTTCTCCACCGATCTTGAGAAGACCCTGACATCGAAACATCCTGATGCTGTGCTCGTCTACACCACCATTCAGGACCATCGGCGCGTGATCGAGGCAGCAGCACGCCACAACATCAGCTCCATGGTCGAAAAGCCGCTCACCACCACCATGGAGGACGCGCTCGCTATTCGCCGCGCTGCACGGGAGCACCACGTCAACGTGCTGGTGAACTACGAGACCACCTGGTACCGCTCCAATACCGAAGCGATTCATGAGGCGGATGCCGGGAAGTTGGGAACGTTGCGCAGAATCGTCGTTCACGATGGTCATGAAGGGCCCAAGGAGATTGGGGTCGGGCCGGAGTGGCTGCCCTGGCTCACCGATCCGGTCCAGAACGGCGCTGGAGCTCTCTTTGACTTCGGCTGCTACGGCGCAGATCTCTCGACCGTTCTGATGCATGGCAAAGCTCCGGCCTCGGTCACGGCAGTGACCCAGACCGACAAGCCCAATATCTACCCCAAAGTCGATGATGAGGCGACCGTCATCCTGCATTACCCCGGCGCGCAAACCGTCCTGATGCCCTCGTGGAACTGGCCGTTCGCGCGGAAGGACATGGAGGTCTACGGAGCTACCGGCTACCTGATCACTGTCGGCCCGGATGGAGTTCGCACCCGTTATAAGGGAGAAAAGACAGAATCTCAGAAGAGCGCCCCCATGCTGCCTGCAGAACAGCGGGACTCGCTGGCTTATCTCGCAGCTGTCCTGCATGGGCAGATCAAACCCACGGGCGATCTCTCCTCGCTCGACACCAACATGATCGTCATGCAGATTCTCGACGCCGCACGGACGTCTGCAAAAACCGGGCGGACGGTCGAGCTCAAGTCGCTTCCGCAATAATCTTTTCCTGCAAGAAATCTCCATGAGGCCGGACATTTCTGTCCGGCCTCACTCTTTAAATCCATTTCGTGACAGATGCTTGTAAAGACGCCGAAATATGGCTCATTGGTGCGACCGGTCACCCTCTCGCTCGCTCTTTCCTTCAATCGCCTGTCCGGTTGCTTTCGCAGCCCCTCCCACAGCCTTGATGACGTTGTTCCAGCTCTTCTTCAACGCATCCCCGGTGCGATCCTGGGCCTTGCCCAGCGCTCTCCCCGTGCTGTCGTTTGCCAGAACCAGCGCAGTATCCGTGCTGCGGCCACCGGTGGCGATCCCGCCCAAAGCCGAATTCCCTCCATAGATCGCCGCCTGTGCCGGGCGTTTCGCTGGATTGGCCCAGGCGATGTCGGTATCCGGCAGACGATTCATCCTGCGTACTCTCGGCTCCGTAAAATCTGTACGGCGCATCTTTTCCGCAAGCGGCCAGCGCGAAGACCCTATCCACGTCATACCATCTGCCGGATGCCGGAACTCACCCAGATTGATCACATCCGATCGCTTCATCGCATGCATCTCCGTGCAGCGATCGCCGCCGCACCCATGCGAGCATAGTTCCTCGTTCAGGAAAGAGGCATGTTTTCCCGGCGAGATCCACACCTTTGCGCCATGGTCTTCCGCTTCCAGGGTCGAGGCCCGGCTCATCTGACTGGCATCGCACACCGTGTCCTCGTGCGCGGCAGCATACCAGTAAATCGCGGTCCACTCCGATCCGGCGCCATCATCAGAGGTTCGCCGCAGCAGCACAGAGACGTGCTCTGCATCCAGCGCATGGCCCATCTCTCCGCAGTCCTGGCGCCACAGGTGATAGAAGTGCAGTTCGACCTCATCTCTGCGATTCTGGTAAGGAGATGCCTGTCCATAGATCGTGCCATCGTCGTCCAGGACGGTCGGAATCGCTGCCCCCAGGCGAAACCGTCCGGGCTCTTTGGAGCAGTCTTCGTGGCTGATCATCCAGGTCGGCTGAAATTGTTGTAACAACGTATCCTCCAACCGGTCCGTCAGTCCATCGCCGTCACTGTCGCGAGCGCCATTCGGCTTCGCCGCTCCGGCAGTCATGCAGAAGCAGAAGAGGAAACTCACCCATAACAACGCAATCCCCACACGCGCCATGGGTCATTCTTCCCTGCTCGCCTGTATCTGTCCAGTTCCGGCTCCTGAACATGCCGCACAACCGCAAACTCCAACACCACTTCGGCTGGTTATAAATCTGGAGATACGCCGGATTTATAACGCCGACTCGGTACCGCTACACTGTAAGAGGCCTGAAAGAATCTGCAGAGAAAAATACTCTTCGCAGTGATTCGGATAAATGTTTTTCAGGCCGGATACTCTTTCTGCAGAATTTTAGCCAGGAATGCTATGACCCAGACGAACAACCAGTCTGTGACAGACGATCTTCACGCGCGAGCACTGGCAGCCGCCGCCTACATTCGCTCTGTCGCGCAACATCAGCCGCGGCTCGGACTTGTTCTGGGCTCAGGCCTCGGCGACTTTGCCGACCATGTCCAGAAGGCTGTAGCAATCCCTTACTCCGAGATTCCCAACTTCCCGGTCTCCACGGTTCCGGGCCACTCAGGCCGGCTGGTGGTGGGAGAAATCGAAGGCGTTCCCGTCGTCGTCATGCAGGGCCGCGTTCATGCATACGAGGGCTACTCCATGTCGGAGGTTACCTTTCCCACTCGCGTGCTCGGACTGCTGGGAGTCAAACAGCTGATCGTCACCAATGCCGCTGGAGGCATCAACCCTGACTACGGCCAGGGCGCCATCGTGGCTATCTCCGATCACATCAACTTCACCGGCAGGAACTCCGTCGCCGGTCCGAACGAGCCCCGCTTCGGACCACGCTTCTTCGATATGACTCACGCCTACTCACCGGATCTGCGAAGGCTTGCCCGCAAAGAGGCAGCTACGCAGGGATGGAAGCTCGAAGAAGGCGTCTACATCGCAGTATTCGGCCCCAGCTATGAAACGCCCGCCGAAATACGCGCCTTTCGCACGCTGGGAGCAGACCTGGTCGGCATGTCGACCGTCCATGAGGTCATCGTGGCCCGACACATGGGAATCGATGTCCTCGGCCTCTCGGTCGTTACCAATATGGCCGCCGGCGTCCTCGATCAACCCATTAACCACGAAGAGGTGATGGAGACAGGCCGCCGCATCGCGGGACAGTTCACGAGCCTTCTCACCGCACTGATTCCGCAGCTTGCGAACAACACCTCAGCCTGCTGATCGTCGCCGGACTGCACTCTACCGCAATAAAGATCACCGGCACAGAAAGGAACCTGCTCCTTGCAAGATCGTCCCGCCCAGCAGCTTCTGCTTCCACAGCGCCCTCTCGTCCTGGGACTGGGAGGCTGTTCCGGATCCGGGAAGACGACGCTCGCCCGTGAGCTGACAACACAGCTCGCCGCCACGCTGCTGCCGCTGGATTTTTACTATCGCTGCCTGAGTCGTCTTCCTCCGGAAGAACGTGCGCTGCAAAACTTCGATCATCCGGACTCGCTTGAGCACGCTCTTCTGGTCGAACACGTTGAGTCGCTGGCAGGCGGCAAACTTATCGAGCGGCCCATCTACGACTTCACTACCCATACCCGCGTTCGCGACCGCACCGAGACGGTCACGCCTACAGCGGTTCTGATCGTCGAAGGCATCCTGGCGTTGCACTATCCGCAGCTGCGCGCGCTGTACGACTTCAGCATCTACGTCAATGCACCCAACCAGATCTGCCTGAACCGCCGCATCTACCGCGACATGCGCGAGCGGGGACGCACCGAAGAGAGCGTGCGGGCGCAGTTCGAGGCCACGGCAAAACCCATGGCCGATCTCTACGTCATCCCGTCAGCGCAGCACGCCAGCATCACGGTCGAAGGCACCGATGCCCTGGACTGGTCGGTCGAGCAGGTCCTGCAGAGCCTCCACCAACTCAGGCTCCTCCACTCGTTCCACCGCTCCGGCTCCCAAAGCTAACTCGCCATACATTGCCACAATCTCCTGCCGCGCACTTTGCGAAAGAACGAAGCGGTCTTCTCGTTCACTCAGGGCCGTACCAAAGCGCAGGGACGCCTGCACTCCACTCGACTGCGCCAGTCTCCAGATATGCGGAAGCAACAGAGCATCTCCCCACCAGCAAACGTCATTCGCCACTGAAACACTGGGATCGCCGGAAGCATAATGAAGCGCCGCTGCCTGCAGCTCCACGCCTTCATTGAGGACAGAGTGAAAGAGCCCGCGGCGAAATGGCAGAATCTCGGAGCCATCCGTCGTTGTCCCCTCCGGAAAGAAGAGCACAGGAAAGCCGCACCGATACGCCTCCGCCATGGCGCGATTCACCGCCGGATACGTTGCCGGTCCTCCTCCGCGCACGACATAGACCGTGCCTGCCTTCCGGGTCAGCCAGCCGATGCCCGGCCAGCCCCTGACCTCGGACTTCGCTACCATGATGAACGGATGAGCCGCCGCAAAGACCAGGATGTCGAGATAGCTCAGATGATTCGAGATGATCGCTCCTGTAGCAATCGGCGCGCCCTCCGCGCTCCAACTCACTCCGAGGGCGCGGAGAATTCTTTTGCAATAGCGATGAATCCTCCACGCTGCCTGCGCGGGTCGATCGACCGGACGCAACAGAAAGTCGATAGCAAGCGCGAGCAACAGACCAATGACGGCCAGAACGCGCAGGGAGGCTTGCAGAGCCTTCAAGCTCAGCAGCCCTCCAGGAATCTCGCCGCTACACGTGGGTGCAGGGTCTGCAGATCGAGCAGTGTCAAAAAATCGATGGTCCGGAATTCGCGGTCAATGGCAGGTTCTCCACAGATTCTGGCGCCGATCGCAAGATAAGCGCGCAGGAGCTTTGGAGCGCGCTCCAAGCAGGCGTCGTCTGCGACCTCCGGCATCGTGAAGGCAGGCGTAGGCAACGTTCGTAGAGCAGGCTCAACCAGGAAGTCCCGCAAAGACGCATACACTGCCCTTCCCATGTGGGGATCAGTGGAGTTCAGGGAACAGCACCCGACCATATACCGGCCACCGCCGGCGAGCGCATAACGTGCGATCCCCCGCCACAGCAGGTTGAGCACCTCGGACGAACGGTGATCGCGGTGGATGCAGGCACGCCCCAGTTCCACGACCTGGTGACGCATCCCCTCGTAAGGGGCAAAGGAGAACTCCTGCTCGCTGTAGTATCCGAAGTTGCGTCCCGCCACATCGCCTCTCTGCAGGCGATACGTTCCTACGATGGCTCCGGTGGCGCGCTCTTCCACCAGCAGATGATCGCAGACATCGTCATAGCGATCTCTGTCGTAGCCGTCGCCAAAGGACGACTCCAGTCCCTCGTTCATCTCCAGGTTGAAGACCAGGAAGCGCAGCCGATACGCTGCCAGGCGATCGCTCTCGCTCTTTGCCAGCCGGGCAACGTAGCGGCCAGCCTCAAGGTAAAGCTCTTTTCGGAGAAGAGGCTCAGGAATAATCTCCAGAACCTGAGGTGCAACAAAAGAGGGTGACTCTTTGACACTGACCATCGACTCTCCTTAAGCCGGGATGAGTGCTTACGAGGTCAGTCTGCGTTGGTTTCTGTTACAGGATGTTCACGCAACATGAAGATTCGTTGAATCAGAAATGGTGCACCGGTTCGGAACCGCTCTGGATACGGGAAAGCTCAGCCACGGCCACCCAGGCCTCCTGGGCAGCCCGCTTACGCTCCTCCGGCTTCGTTGAAAAGACAATGGGCGCTTCTGCAAATTCCAGCTCGGCGTGAATGCCGCGCAATCCCAGCAGCCGGAAGATGTGAGGGACCAGAACAACGTCACCCCAGTAGCAGATGTCGTCGCTGACGGTCGCCGTACCGTTGCCTTCGCCCAGGCTGTAGCAGATATGGGCCGCCGTGACCTCGGCTCCTACGGCGCGTACCTGGGCGAGCAGGCCGCTGTGAAACTTCAGCATACCCTCGCCGTTTGTTGTTGTTCCTTCGGGAAAGAAGACGACCGGCAAGTCGGCCCGGAAGGCTGCCTGCATTCCTTCTCGGGCCTTCAGGGCTGAACCGCCGTGGCCGCGCGCGACAAAGACCGTCCCGGCCATCTTCGTCATCCACCCCAGGACGGGATAGCTTGTCACCTCCGCCTTTGAGACAAAGACACAGGGGTGCAGCGCCGCATAGACGACGATGTCCAGATAGCTGAGGTGATTTGAGATGACGGCGCCGCGTTCAGGAAAGTTGCCGGAGACCGTAATCTCGATGCCGAGTCCATGCAGTGCAGCGGCCGCGAACCGATGCAGCCAGTCAGCGCGGCCCTCGCGTGTCTTCGGCCGCCGAACCAGCAGCTCCATACCGTATTTCAAGAAGTAACCAGCCAGCCGGATGCTTCGTGCTACCGATCGAAACACACTCACCCTTACCCTCCCCGGTCCGCACAGTCTATCCTGAGACCTGTGGAGAGTAACCCAATCAGCCTCAAGCAAGGCAATGGAGATCGTAACTCCTGCCAGTCTTCCACCGTTTCATCGCTGCAAAGCGAGGGATTTCTCTATCGCCGGATCGCGCTTCCGATCCTCGCCCTTCTGCGGCGCGGCGCCTCGCCCCGGCGGCTTGCATGGAGCATCGCCCTGGGCCTGCTGGTCGGCATCAATCCCGTGCTCGGCTCGACGACCGTTCTCTGCCTGGGACTCGCCATGCTGCTGCGCCTCAACGTCGCGGTCTCTCAGCTGGTCAACCACATCATCTATCCGTTCCAGCTGCTTCTGCTTCTTCCCTTCCTTCAGCTGGGCACCGATGTCTTCCACGCAGAACCCCTGCCATTCTCTGCCCGCATGCTGCTCCAGATGGCTCGCAAGGATCCCCTGGAGTTTGTACGCAAGATCTGGCGATGGGAGCTGCACGCCTTTCTGGTCTGGATCGCCCTGGCCGTCGTGCTGATTCCACTCATCGGAGTCGCACTGACGCCGCTGTTGCGAAGGGTCTCAACCCGCATGCAGCGCCGCAACGATCCTGCCGATCTTCCCACCTAGTAAGAGCGAGGAATCAGTTGCCGCCGTGAAACTCCTCGACCGGATCGCTGCTGCGGACCCAAGCGGTGTAGATCATATCCCGCAGCTCGATCGCTCCAGCGGCCAGCCTCTCCTCAGTAAAGGCCTTCCCCTCTGGAGTGCCTGCCCCGGTAAAGCCGCCTTCCTTCTCCAGCTGGTAGGTCTTCTCCACCAACGTCGCGGTGTGCCGCAGATAGCCCAGATAATCCGTCCACTCGTCGCCAAGGAGCTTCGGCTGCGAAGCAGCGACCAGCGGAGTTACGTCTCCCGGTTTGATGTTTCCAGAGACATAGGTGCTCTCGAACAACGAGTGGATCTTGTGTTCCGTCGTATAGCCGTTCGGATTTGGACCGACCCAGCCGTTGTATTGAATGGACACATGCATCGGCTGCGAACCATCGGCAACGTAATGCCCGAGCCACGCCGCGTAGTAAAGAATGGCTGTCTCCGCCGGCTTTGTGTCCTCACCGGCAGCAAGCAGGTGACGGTACTCGCGCATACCTGCCTTCAGCCGCTGCCAGACCTCCTCGGTCACGTAGGGCTGCAGGCCAATCTTCTCCGGCGTCATCTGGATATCAGGATGGGAAGCCTGGGCTTTCGTCAGGGCGCGGACATAATCATAGCGATTTCGTGGCAGGTCTCCGAGCAGGTCAGCATACTCGAGATCAATGAAGTGTTCCGGAGCCTGCGCCGCATTCAACTCAGCCTCGGCGCGATTACGCCAGCGGTCCGGCTCCGGTCCCAGGTACTCCATCGTGTCCAGAGCGTTTCCATTACGCAGGAATGCCGACACGTCCTTCGGAAGGTACGTGGCAGCCAGCCGATTGACCATCCGGTGACCGTCGCCTCCCCAGGCAAATGAAGGCGGAACCGAGAACCAGGGCACGAGGGCCGCGGCCACTGCAAAACGAAGCGCACGAGCAAAACGAGGCATAAATCCGAGTATATCTGCGGTTCCATGAATCTTCGGCTAAACCAGCACCTCTGTTCCGACGCTTTCCCTGGTGCCGAAGACCCGCCGATAGCGGTCGACCTCATCGGCTGGCCCGGTAGCTTTATTCACGTTGTCGCTCAGCTTGACCGCCGGCCTTCCCTCCACGGAAACTACCTTGCAGACCAGGCTGATCGGCTCAAGGTCGCGCTCCCCACGAGGATGACAGCCGCGAAAGTCGTTCGTCAGCAGCGTTCCCCAACCCGCGCTGAAGCGGATTCGCCCTTTGAAGTAGTCGTGCAGGGACAGGATGACGTCTACATCCAGACCATCCGAGGCAATCAGTCGCTTGCGCCTGGCGTCGCGGCCCCGGCTCATTAGCCAAGCGATGTACTCGTCTCCCGCGACGAAGGGGTCCTTGGAGTCGGCCCGCTGACCTGTCCAGTCCGCCACCCAGTCAGGCGCATTCTCAAGAAACTGCGTCGTGCCGAAAGTATCGGGCAGCAGAATCAGCAGTTCCCCTCCGTAACTCTTCTGCCACAGCTCCAGGACACGATATTGCGACTGCAACAACTCCTCGTCGGAGTTCGCCAACGCTGCGAGGGCCATGGGAAGCTCATGCGCGTTGGTCCCCATCGCCTCCAGGTCATGTTTGTAGGCCAGATAGGTGTTCGAGGTCCCCGAGAGACTCTCACCGATGCCTGCCCTCATCGCCATCACCACGTACTCCTGCCACAGAAAGGAGTGCCGGCGACGCGTTCCGAACTCAGAGATACGCACCTCGGGAGCCTTGCGAATCTTTTCGATCTTGTCCCAAAGGCGTGACTTGGCCCGCGCATACAGCACATCCAATTCTAGTTCGCTGAGCCTACCTAGAGCTGCCCTCGTCTTCATCTCACTCAGCAGGGCCAGGCCATAGATCTCCCACATTGTGACCTCGGTCCACAGCCCGGAGAAGCGCAGCACAATCTGTCCATCGTGTAGGGAGATCTCATAATCCGAGAGGCGAAAGTCATGTTCCAGCCACTCCAGAAAGGTAGGTTCAAAGATGCTTCGAGTTCCGTAGAAGGTATTTCCTGCCAGCCATATCAGCTCGCTCTTACGGAAACGAAGCCTGCGGACATGCTCCATCTGCTCACGCAGAGCCGCCACCGGGACATGGTCCGCCAGCCGCACGGCGAGCGTCCGGTTCGTCGTCTCCGACGTGACGTGGACCTGAGGAAAGTTCTTCCAGATAAACTGCAACATCAGCAGCTTGTAGAAATCTGTATCCAGCAGGGAGCGGACGATCGGATCGAGCTTCCAGTTATGGTTATGAGCACGTTCAGCCAGGTTGACGTTCATGTCATCCAGTCTCGCCCGTAAGGGCCTGCCGGGCAATCGAAAGCTTGCCGCGGGCGGACTGGCGCATGCCGATAAAATTCACAGAAACTCACGTCAGCCGCAGGATTTAGCTTGGTATCCTATAGGGGCTATGCCGACGAAAAAGGAACTCCTAGCCCAGCCCATCCAGCACATCGACATC is a window of Edaphobacter sp. 12200R-103 DNA encoding:
- a CDS encoding Gfo/Idh/MocA family protein; this encodes MKNLRILATLCALIAPLPSFAQSKPANTPIKVVIVGLVHGHVKGFLHALPNNPAAQLVGIVEPNTALAHQYATEYHLDQSLFSTDLEKTLTSKHPDAVLVYTTIQDHRRVIEAAARHNISSMVEKPLTTTMEDALAIRRAAREHHVNVLVNYETTWYRSNTEAIHEADAGKLGTLRRIVVHDGHEGPKEIGVGPEWLPWLTDPVQNGAGALFDFGCYGADLSTVLMHGKAPASVTAVTQTDKPNIYPKVDDEATVILHYPGAQTVLMPSWNWPFARKDMEVYGATGYLITVGPDGVRTRYKGEKTESQKSAPMLPAEQRDSLAYLAAVLHGQIKPTGDLSSLDTNMIVMQILDAARTSAKTGRTVELKSLPQ
- the udk gene encoding uridine kinase, with translation MQDRPAQQLLLPQRPLVLGLGGCSGSGKTTLARELTTQLAATLLPLDFYYRCLSRLPPEERALQNFDHPDSLEHALLVEHVESLAGGKLIERPIYDFTTHTRVRDRTETVTPTAVLIVEGILALHYPQLRALYDFSIYVNAPNQICLNRRIYRDMRERGRTEESVRAQFEATAKPMADLYVIPSAQHASITVEGTDALDWSVEQVLQSLHQLRLLHSFHRSGSQS
- the pncB gene encoding nicotinate phosphoribosyltransferase, whose translation is MNVNLAERAHNHNWKLDPIVRSLLDTDFYKLLMLQFIWKNFPQVHVTSETTNRTLAVRLADHVPVAALREQMEHVRRLRFRKSELIWLAGNTFYGTRSIFEPTFLEWLEHDFRLSDYEISLHDGQIVLRFSGLWTEVTMWEIYGLALLSEMKTRAALGRLSELELDVLYARAKSRLWDKIEKIRKAPEVRISEFGTRRRHSFLWQEYVVMAMRAGIGESLSGTSNTYLAYKHDLEAMGTNAHELPMALAALANSDEELLQSQYRVLELWQKSYGGELLILLPDTFGTTQFLENAPDWVADWTGQRADSKDPFVAGDEYIAWLMSRGRDARRKRLIASDGLDVDVILSLHDYFKGRIRFSAGWGTLLTNDFRGCHPRGERDLEPISLVCKVVSVEGRPAVKLSDNVNKATGPADEVDRYRRVFGTRESVGTEVLV
- a CDS encoding S1/P1 nuclease — translated: MPRFARALRFAVAAALVPWFSVPPSFAWGGDGHRMVNRLAATYLPKDVSAFLRNGNALDTMEYLGPEPDRWRNRAEAELNAAQAPEHFIDLEYADLLGDLPRNRYDYVRALTKAQASHPDIQMTPEKIGLQPYVTEEVWQRLKAGMREYRHLLAAGEDTKPAETAILYYAAWLGHYVADGSQPMHVSIQYNGWVGPNPNGYTTEHKIHSLFESTYVSGNIKPGDVTPLVAASQPKLLGDEWTDYLGYLRHTATLVEKTYQLEKEGGFTGAGTPEGKAFTEERLAAGAIELRDMIYTAWVRSSDPVEEFHGGN
- a CDS encoding 1-acyl-sn-glycerol-3-phosphate acyltransferase codes for the protein MSVFRSVARSIRLAGYFLKYGMELLVRRPKTREGRADWLHRFAAAALHGLGIEITVSGNFPERGAVISNHLSYLDIVVYAALHPCVFVSKAEVTSYPVLGWMTKMAGTVFVARGHGGSALKAREGMQAAFRADLPVVFFPEGTTTNGEGMLKFHSGLLAQVRAVGAEVTAAHICYSLGEGNGTATVSDDICYWGDVVLVPHIFRLLGLRGIHAELEFAEAPIVFSTKPEERKRAAQEAWVAVAELSRIQSGSEPVHHF
- a CDS encoding GNAT family N-acetyltransferase, whose amino-acid sequence is MVSVKESPSFVAPQVLEIIPEPLLRKELYLEAGRYVARLAKSESDRLAAYRLRFLVFNLEMNEGLESSFGDGYDRDRYDDVCDHLLVEERATGAIVGTYRLQRGDVAGRNFGYYSEQEFSFAPYEGMRHQVVELGRACIHRDHRSSEVLNLLWRGIARYALAGGGRYMVGCCSLNSTDPHMGRAVYASLRDFLVEPALRTLPTPAFTMPEVADDACLERAPKLLRAYLAIGARICGEPAIDREFRTIDFLTLLDLQTLHPRVAARFLEGC
- a CDS encoding Gfo/Idh/MocA family protein translates to MSMTLNRRTFVKVGSMAAAATSLNVLAAPQQAPAPKSANDTIQLALIGAGGQGQGDTRSALEVPGVKLVAAADCYDGRLAHCKEVWGQDVFTTRDYREILARPDIDAVIIATPDHWHKQAAVDAMKAGKDVYLEKPMIHLYSDGPEIISTARSTNRILQVGSQRVSSVAYAKAKELLASGAIGELNMISARWDRNSSIGAWNYSIPLDASPQTCDWPRFLGTAPKIPWNPEHFFQWRKWSDYGSGVAGDLFVHLFSGTHFITGAHGPTRAMATGGIRFWKDGRNAPDVLLALFDYPQGFNLSLRVNFVNGGAESEGFLFTGSEGTMEIAGQTVTVTRVPREKEPGYTVSTFTNEMQKEYLEKYHQKYPTTPPQGSTYTAIEKFSAPKGYSDSVDHFRNFFSSVRTRKQPVEDATFGFRAAGAALLSNLSYDKGSVIKWDPETMKLG
- a CDS encoding DUF2062 domain-containing protein; protein product: MESNPISLKQGNGDRNSCQSSTVSSLQSEGFLYRRIALPILALLRRGASPRRLAWSIALGLLVGINPVLGSTTVLCLGLAMLLRLNVAVSQLVNHIIYPFQLLLLLPFLQLGTDVFHAEPLPFSARMLLQMARKDPLEFVRKIWRWELHAFLVWIALAVVLIPLIGVALTPLLRRVSTRMQRRNDPADLPT
- a CDS encoding purine-nucleoside phosphorylase — translated: MTQTNNQSVTDDLHARALAAAAYIRSVAQHQPRLGLVLGSGLGDFADHVQKAVAIPYSEIPNFPVSTVPGHSGRLVVGEIEGVPVVVMQGRVHAYEGYSMSEVTFPTRVLGLLGVKQLIVTNAAGGINPDYGQGAIVAISDHINFTGRNSVAGPNEPRFGPRFFDMTHAYSPDLRRLARKEAATQGWKLEEGVYIAVFGPSYETPAEIRAFRTLGADLVGMSTVHEVIVARHMGIDVLGLSVVTNMAAGVLDQPINHEEVMETGRRIAGQFTSLLTALIPQLANNTSAC